Part of the Acidobacteriota bacterium genome is shown below.
TCGCAAAGCCTCACGCTCTCGATCTGGATGACCGAGACTATTCTTTTCAGGTCAACCATTTGGCCTCATCAACGCCGGTCTTCCCGCCTCCCTAAGCAACCGCGGCCATTGGGGGCCTTTTGGTACTTCTCCCAGGCCTCGAGCCCGGATACATCTGTTGCACCGTCGTCGCAACCTGCGGCCTCCGAAGGCTCCAGTGGCTGATCTCGTGCGTGTCTTCGTGTAACTCGATGGCCGCCCACGGCTCCGCCGGCGCAGGCATCCGCTTGGAGGACAACTTGAACGACGGTCGGAGCGACAACGCCGCGGCGATGTCCGCAATGGTCCTGAGCGTCAGGTTTCGCCCCCCGCCCAGCAACTGCGACACGAAGCCGGGAGTTCGGCCCATGCGTCGCGCGAGTTCCGCTTGCGTCACGCGGCTGCTCTCCAGCGCCCCCGCCAGTTGCTCGGTCACGTCCAGAATCAGGCGCTCCTGACGCAGCAGCGCTTCGTACCTCTCCCCGCGGTGTCCCGAGCGTGCCTCGCCCGTCATCGTCATCCTCCCTGCTCGTGGCGTGCCAAGTGCTCCGTCAGAATCCTTGCTGTCCGATCAAGATCGGCTGATCGGTGCTTGTCCTGCTTCTTCTTCAGACCGTGAGCCACGAGGAACTGTTTGCCGGCGAAGCGGCCCAACAACCTGATCTGGTGCCGCTTGAACTGCCAGATCGCGTGCCCCTTCCGGTTCTCCAGCTTCTTGAACTGCGTCTTGTTGGTGATCCGACCGCGTTCCGCCAACCTCTCGAACAACACCTGCACCTTGGCGGCCTCTTCCTCGCTCAGTTGCTCAAAGAACTCCAGGGCGGGTCGTTGCCCTGACGCGTCGACAGCCCAGACGACGCGACCCCATGCTCCCGTCGCCGCAGGCTCAGAACTGCACACTGCCGATGTTTACATTTAACTAAACCCTGTGTCAAGCCGGGGCCTCGAGGATGCGCCCCGGGGTACGCGACCGCGTACAGACCGAGAGCCTGCTGCTGGCACTGGCCGCGGGCGCGGCGGGCGCGCTTCTCGCCGACTGGCTGCAGCCGCTGCTGGTCGCGCTGACCCCGGCCGCCGTGGTGCGGCTGGCCGAGACGGGCATCGATGGAGGCGTCTTCGAGACGCCTCCGCGTGCCGCCGTCCGTCGGCCGCGTGTTCCGGCGTGACGTCTGGACCGAGGACGAACCGGTGGCTGTCATCAGCCACTTCCCCTGGCCGCACCGTTTTCGCACGCGACCCCGCCGCGGCGGGGCGGTTCGTCACGCTCGGCGACACACGGCAACGGCGTTGAGGGTCGACATGAATTCCTATTGACATTCGATAGGTCTGGTGGAATTATATAGATATCCGATAGGAGTCAGAGGGGCTCGCGGAAACGATGACGGGGGTGCTCACCATGGATATCTCTCGACCCGATCTCGCACGGAAGAAGAAGCGGCGCCAGGCTCTGTACGCCGCAGCCGCGGTCATCGTGGTGGCTGTCGTCACGCTGCGGGTCTCGCGCCTGGAACCGGCCGCGCCGCGCGTCGACCGCGACACGCTCTATCTGGACACGGTGCAGCGCGGCCCGATGATCCGGCAGGTGCGCGGCACCGGGACGCTGGTCCCGGAGCAGATCCGCTGGATCCCCGCCACCACCGACGGCACCGTCGAGCGGATCGTCATCCGCCCCGGCGCCCTCGTCGCCCCCGCCACGGTGATCCTCGAGCTGAGCAACCCCGAGCTGGAGCAGTCCGCGCTCGAGGCGCGGCTGAATCTCGAAGCGGCCGAGGCGCGCTACGGCAACCGGCAGGTGGAGGTGGAGCGCGACCTCCTCGACCAGCGGGCGACGCTTGCGACCACCGAGGCGCAACTGAAGACGGCCCGCTTGCAGGCGGACGCCGACGGGCAGCTCTTCACGCAGGGCCTCGTCTCGTCGCTGCAGCTCCAGCAGTCGCAGTCCGCCGAGCAGGAGTTCGACACGCGCTACGCGCTCGAGCGGGAACGGCTGCAGATGGCCACCGACACCGTCGAGGCGCAGCTCGCGGTGGAGCGGGCCGAGGTGGACCGGCTGCGGACGCTGTACGAGCTGCGGCGGCAGCAGGTGGCCGACCTGCACGTGCGGGCCGGGATGCCCGGCGTCCTGCAACAGGTGCCGCTGGAGGAAGGGCAGCGCGTCGCTACCGGCACGAACCTCGCGCGGGTAGGCGATCCGACCGTGCTGAAGGCCGAGCTGCGCATCGCGGAGACGCAGGCCAAGGACATCCAGATCGGCCAGTCGGCGGCCATCGACACCCGCAATGGCGTCATCCCGGGCCGCGTCACCCGCATCGACCCGGCGGTGGAGAACGGGACGGTGACGGTCGACGTCGCCCTCGACGGCGCGCTGCCGCGGGGCGCCCGCCCGGACCTGACGGTCGACGGCACCATCGAGCTGGAGCGGATGGACGACATCCTCTTCGTCGGCCGGCCGGTGTTCGGGCAGGAGGAGAGCGTCGTCAGCCTGTTCAGGGTGGAGGCGGACGGCATGCACGCGTCCCGGATGCGGGTGAGCCTGGGCCGTGCCTCTGTCAACGCCATCGAGGTGCTGGACGGGTTGCAGCCTGGCGACCGCGTGGTCCTGTCCGACATGTCCACCTGGGATCGGTTCGATCGGGTGCGTATGGACTAGGGCCGCTCTCCCGCGTCGAGCAAGGGGGAGACCGGTCCGGAAGCAGGAACGTCACGTCTGAAACGGAGGTATGCGGAGATGAACGAAGCGAAGGCCCTGATTCAGTTGCAGAACGTCTCGAAGATCTTCTACACCGACGAGGTGGAGACGCATGCCCTCGACGGCATCGATCTGTCCATCCACCCCGGCGAGTACGTCGCCATCTCCGGTCCGTCGGGCTGCGGCAAGTCGACGCTGCTGTCGATCCTCGGCCTGCTCGATTCGCCCACCACCGGCGACTACACGCTGAACGGCCAACCGGTGGCGCAGCTCAGCCAGGCCGACCGGGCGTGGACCCGCAACCGCGAGGTCGGCTTCATCTTCCAGAGCTTCAACCTGATCGGCGACCTGACGGTCTACGAGAACGTCGAGCTGCCGCTCACCTACCGCGGCATGAAGCGTCCGGAACGGCGCGAGCGGGTGACCGAGGCGCTCGAGAGGGTGGAGATGGCGCACCGTGCGAAGCACCTGCCGAGTCAGCTCTCCGGCGGCCAGCAGCAGCGCGTGGCGGTGGCGCGGGCAGTGGCCGGCCAGCCGTCCATCCTGCTGGCCGACGAGCCCACCGGCAACCTCGACTCGAAGAACGGCGAGGCGGTGATGGGGCTGCTGCAGGCGCTGCACGACGAGGGCTCGACCGTCTGCATGGTGACCCACGATCCGCGCTACGCGGAGCACGCCAGGCGGGAGATTCACCTCTTCGATGGCAGGTGCAGTCCGCATCCCGGGAGCTCGGCCCATGACTGACAGCCCCTGGCGAAAGCCCCGCTGCATGCGAGCGGCGATGCATCCAACGTGGACTGCGGCGCTCCTCGGTCGAATACGCCGGGTTGGACTTCCGGACTGGAGGGTGCTCTTGCGGAAACCGGTTCGTGCCTTCGTATGCGGGCCGCTCATCGCGGGTCTGCTGCTGGCGGCGGCACCGCGCCCGACCCATGCCCAGACCCTCGACACCGTTGTCGGCGAACGGGTTGCCGCCGTCGCACGGGAGGCGAGCCGGGCCGGGCAGCCGGTCCGCCGCTTCGACCTCACGCTAGACGATGCCGTCCAGCGCGCTCTCGAACGCAACCTCGACATCGCCGTCCAGCGCATCGTCCCGCTCGTGCAGGACATGCGTGTCGCGGCGGCCGGCGCGGCGTTCCTGCCCGTCGCCTCGTCGGGCTTCGACTTCAACCAGGAGACCACGCCCAACCGCTTCGTGTTCGACGGCGGCGGGCTGCGCGGCCAGCCCATCGTCAGCGACCGGGGCACCTACGACCTCGGCGTCGGCCAGCAGGTCAAGTGGGGCGGCGGCCGCTACGACGTCACCTGGGACAGCACGCGGTCGGAGTCGACCAACATCTTCTCGACCTTCAACCCGAGCTTCGGCGCGAACATGACGCTGCAGTACACGCAACCGTTGCTGCGCGGCTTCCGGACCGACGCGCGGCGCACGCAACTGGTCGTCTCGCGCATCAACCGGGACATCTCCGACATCGACCTCGCGCAGACCGTCGTCAACACGCTGGCCGACGTGAGCCTGGCCTACTGGGAGCTCTTCTATGCGCGGGCCGCCGCAGGCGTGCAGCGGCAGGCACTCGATCTGGCCGAGCAGCTCGTGCAGGACAATCGCGTGCGCGTCGAGGTTGGCACGATGGCGCCGATCGACGTCGTGGCGGCGCAGTCCGAGGCCGCGGCGCGCCGGCAGTTGCTGGCGCTGGCCGTCGAGACCGAGCGCACCAGCGAGCTGGCCCTGAAGGAGCTCATCGTGGGAGGCACCTCGGATGCGTTGTGGAACGCGGAGATCCACCCCACGGACGAACCGAGGATACAGGTGACGCCCATCGACCTGCAGGCGGCGATTCGCGGGGCGCTCGAGCGGCGCACCGATATCTCCCGTGCGCGCCGGCAGCTCGACGTCAACGAAGCGACGGCCGGTAATCTCCGCAACAGCACCCTGCCCGCGCTCGATCTGGTCGGGAGCTACCAGTTGACCGGTCAGGGCGGTCCCCGCCGGGTTCCGGCCGGAAACAGCTTCGAGGACCTCTTCGGCGGCGCCGGCGGCGTGATCCCGGGAGGTTATCGGGATGCGCTCGACAGCATCGCCAACGCCGACTACCCGGTCTGGAGCGTGCAACTGCAGATGAGCTACCCGCTCGGTCGGAGCGCGGACCGGGCCGCGTACGAACGAGCCCGGCTGGAGCTGCAGCAGAATCGGACCCAGATTCGCCGCATCGAGCTGCGGATAGCCAGCGAGGTCACCAACGCGGCGCTGCGGATCGAGTCGATCCGGGAGCGCATCGAGGCCGCGACGGCGTCGCGGGAGCTGGCCGAGCGACAGCTCGAGGCGGAGGAGAGCAAGTTCGAGGTCGGCCTGTCGACCAACTTCTTCGTCCTGCAGTCGCAGCGCGATCTGGCCAACGCGCAGGATGCCGAGCTGCGCGCGATTCTCGACTACCAGCGGGCGCTGATCGAGTTCGACCGGACGCAGCGGGCTTCGCTCGGGGCTGCCGGCATCGCCGTGGTCGGTGGTGCGATGGGGGGCGGCGCCGGAGCGATCTATTGACATTCGATACGGCAAGGGCTAGACTTATCGATAATCGATAGGGCGTTCCTGCCGGATCCCTGGAGGAATCGTCATGAGCCGCTTACGAGATTCCGCCGTTCGCCTGGTGAATCTGTTCCGCCGCGAGCGCATCGAGCGCGAGCTCGACGCGGAGCTGCAGGCGTACCTGGAGCTGGATGTCGAGGAGAACATCCGCCGGGGCATGGCGCCGAAGGAGGCGCGCCGCATGGCGCTCGCCCGTCTGGGGGGCGCGGAGACGGTCAAGGAAGAGTGTCGCGATGTCTTCACCTTCCGCCACGTCGAAGACCTGCTCAAGGACCTGCGCTACGGCGTACGCATGGTGCTGAAGCATCCCGGCTTCAGCGCGACGGCGATCATCGTGCTTGCGCTCGGCATCGGGGCCAACACTGCGATCTTCAGCATCATCAACGCGATGCTGCTGAAACCGTTGCCGATCCACCGGCCCGGCGAGCTGGTCGGGGTCTACGTGGAGCGGACGACCGCGCCGGGCGGTTACCGTCCCTTCTCGTACCCCAACTTCGAGGACCTGCGGGCGCAGGCAGCCGCGTTCGCCAACCTGGCCGCGCACAACCTGACCCTGGTCGGGGTCGGCGATGGCGAGGCCACGCGGCGGGTATGGGCCGACGCCGTCACGGCGAACTACTTCGAGACCTTCGGCGTGCCGCTCGCGTTGGGCCGGACGTTCACCGCGGCGGAAGAGCAGCCCGGCGCCAACCTCCCCGTGGCGATAGTGAGCCACGACTACTGGGCTCGCGAGGGGCGGCGGCCGGACATGCTGGGGAAGACGATTCTCGTGAACGCCGAGCCGTTGACCATCGTGGGGGTGGCGGCGGCCGGGTTCACCGGCTCGTCCGTGCTGTTTCGGCCGGAGGTATGGCTTCCGCTCGGGCTGTACGGAACCGTGGCCACCGACATCGCCGGCACGCCCAGCCGTTCACTCCGCGAGCGCGACAACTACAGGCTCACGGTGAAGGGTCGACTCGGGCCGGGTCATTCGGTCGAATCGGTCGCCCCCGAGCTGGAGGCGATCGCCGCTCGACTCTCCCGGGCCTATCCGGCGACCAACGAGGACCGGACGCTGCGCGCCGCCCCGCTGCCGCGGTTGGACGTACCGACCAGGCCCGCTACCGATGGCCAGTTCGCCGCGCTGTCCGCCCTGGTGCTGGGTATGGCCGGGGTGGTGCTGCTGATCGCCTGCCTGAACCTGGCCAACATGCTGCTGGCCCGGGGTGCGTCACGTCGCCGGGAAATGGCCATCCGGCTCTCGCTGGGCGGTGGGCGTGGCCGCGTGGTGCGTCAGTTGCTGACCGAAGGGTTCGTGCTGTCGGTCGGCGGCGGGGCCGTTGGTCTCGTGGTCGCCGTGTGGGCCGCCGGCGCGCTCGCCCGCTCGATCGAGTCCGTCCTGCCGTTCGCGGTCGCGGTCTCCGGTATCGGCGTGGATTGGCGGGTCCTGCTCGGCACGCTCGGGTTCTGCCTCCTCGGCACGCTGTTCTTCGGGCTGGGGCCCGCCTGGCAGATGACCCGGAGCGACATCGTCGGCGACCTGAAGCAGCGGTCGAACCCCGAACCCCGCCGTGGACGGGGTCTGCCGGCGGCGCGCGATCTGCTGATCGTGGGACAGGTCGCGTTGTCGCTCGCGCTGCTGACTGCCGGCGGTCTCTTCCTGCGAGGCGCGGTCGCGGCGTCGAGCGCCGACCCCGGGTTCGCGTTCGAACGCGGCCTGCTGCTGGAGACCGACCCGAGCCTCGCCGGGTACGACGAAGTGCAGGCGCGCACTGTCTACCGCGAGCTGCTGCCCCGGCTGCGCGCCCTCCCGGGGGTCGATGCGGTGAGCATGGCGTCGATGGTGCCGTTCGGCTCCTTCTCCGAGGGCCGCATGGCCGTCCCGGTGGGCGCCGACGATCAGGGAGAGCGAGGGGCATCGTTCGCCCTGGTGGCCGACGACTACTTCCGCGCGCTGGGTCTGTCGATGCTGCGCGGGCGCGAATTCACTCGGGCGGAGGCCGAGGGCGGCAGCGGGTCGCCGGCCGTGATTGTCGACGAGACCCTGGCCCGTGCGCTGTGGCCGAGCGCGGACCCGCTCGGGCAGGCGGTCCGGTTGCGCCAGCGCAACGGCGAGCTCGGTGACGCGCTGACGGTGGTCGGCGTGGCGCCGGGTCGCCGTAGCCGGATCTTCGACCAGCAACCGACGCCGCACGTCTATATGCCCGCCGGTGCGGAGTATCGCGCCAACATGAACCTCCACGTGCGGCTGGCCGAGCCGGGCCGCGCGGCGGCAACCGCGATGCTGCAGCAGGTGCGGCAGGCGGTGCGCGGGTTCGACGCGCGCCTGCCTGTCCTGTCCTTGCAGACCCTCGAGGATTTCCGGGCCGCCAGCGCCGGTCTCTGGGCGGTGCAGGCCGGCGCCGCCGTGTTCTCCACCTTCGGCGGCCTGGCGCTGTTTCTCGCCGTGGTCGGGCTCTACGGCGTGAAGTCGTACGTGGTCAGCCAGCGTACGCGAGAGATCGGCCTGCGCATGGCACTGGGGGCCCAACGCGCCGGCGTGCTCTGGCTGGTACTCCGACAGGGGCTCGTGATGACCGGCGCGGGGCTGTTGTTCGGCGCGTTGTTGTCGGTGGCGACCGCCCGTCTGCTGGCCGGCCTCCTTTACGAGGTCCGCACATTCGACCCGCTGGTGTTCGCTCTGGCCCCGATGCTGCTGGCCGGATCGGCCCTGCTGGCTTCCTGGCTCCCGGCGCGACGGGCCGCCCGGGTTTCGCCGATGGAGGCTTTGCGCCAGTAGTAGGCGCTCCGAGCGCGGTCTACGGCGGCGCTCGGCTCAGTGGTCGCCTGGTCGGGAAGGGCTGGCGTCCTGGAAGTCGTAGCCGATCCATTGAAAGGAATCGTCATGAGCCGCTTACGGGATTCCGCCGTTCGCCTGGTGAATCTGTTCCGTCGCGAGCGCATCGAGCGCGAGCTCGACGCGGAGCTGCGGGCGTACCTGGAGCTAGAGGTCGAGGAGAACATCCGCCGCGGCATGGCGCCGAAGGAGGCGCGCCGCGCGGCGCTCGCCCGTCTGGGGGGCGTGGAGACGGTCAAGGAAGAGTGTCGCGATGTACAGCGTTTCCGTGTCGTCGAGGATCTCTGGCGCGACCTGCGGCACGGATTTCGCCGGATGCTCGCACGCCCGGTTCTCGCTGTCGTGGCGGTCGCGGTCCTGGCTGTCGGCGTCGGTGCGAACATCGCCATTCTCGCGCTGGTCGACGCTCTGCTTCTGCGCCCCGTCCCCGGCGCGGAGCCGGAGCGTCTGGTCGCGATGTTCACGAGCGACTTCTCCAGCGGGCGGCCGGGAGCAAATTCCTATCCGGACTTCCTCGACATTCGGGACGCTACCCGCGACGTGTTCGAGAGTGTCACTGCGACGTCTCGCACTTCGGTCGGCGTGCGTATCGGAGGCGAGACCCGGGTCATGTCCGCCCAGCTCGTGGAGCCCAACTACTTCGATACGATGGGATTGAGGCCCGTCCACGGGCGTGGGTTCGAGGCGGTCGAGACCGCCGCGGTCGCGGTAATCAGCAATGGCGTATGGCTGTCGGAGTTCGGTGGCGATCCGTCGGTGCTGGGCCGCGCGATCGTCATCAACGGATCACCCTTCACGGTGGTGGGCGTAGCGCCGGTCGAGCTGGCGACCACGGGAGGCCTATTCCGCGTCGACGTCCGGTTGCCCCTGGCCTTCGAGCAGTTGGTGCGGCTCGGTGACGC
Proteins encoded:
- a CDS encoding HlyD family efflux transporter periplasmic adaptor subunit, with translation MDISRPDLARKKKRRQALYAAAAVIVVAVVTLRVSRLEPAAPRVDRDTLYLDTVQRGPMIRQVRGTGTLVPEQIRWIPATTDGTVERIVIRPGALVAPATVILELSNPELEQSALEARLNLEAAEARYGNRQVEVERDLLDQRATLATTEAQLKTARLQADADGQLFTQGLVSSLQLQQSQSAEQEFDTRYALERERLQMATDTVEAQLAVERAEVDRLRTLYELRRQQVADLHVRAGMPGVLQQVPLEEGQRVATGTNLARVGDPTVLKAELRIAETQAKDIQIGQSAAIDTRNGVIPGRVTRIDPAVENGTVTVDVALDGALPRGARPDLTVDGTIELERMDDILFVGRPVFGQEESVVSLFRVEADGMHASRMRVSLGRASVNAIEVLDGLQPGDRVVLSDMSTWDRFDRVRMD
- a CDS encoding ABC transporter ATP-binding protein; amino-acid sequence: MNEAKALIQLQNVSKIFYTDEVETHALDGIDLSIHPGEYVAISGPSGCGKSTLLSILGLLDSPTTGDYTLNGQPVAQLSQADRAWTRNREVGFIFQSFNLIGDLTVYENVELPLTYRGMKRPERRERVTEALERVEMAHRAKHLPSQLSGGQQQRVAVARAVAGQPSILLADEPTGNLDSKNGEAVMGLLQALHDEGSTVCMVTHDPRYAEHARREIHLFDGRCSPHPGSSAHD
- a CDS encoding TolC family protein — encoded protein: MAGAVRIPGARPMTDSPWRKPRCMRAAMHPTWTAALLGRIRRVGLPDWRVLLRKPVRAFVCGPLIAGLLLAAAPRPTHAQTLDTVVGERVAAVAREASRAGQPVRRFDLTLDDAVQRALERNLDIAVQRIVPLVQDMRVAAAGAAFLPVASSGFDFNQETTPNRFVFDGGGLRGQPIVSDRGTYDLGVGQQVKWGGGRYDVTWDSTRSESTNIFSTFNPSFGANMTLQYTQPLLRGFRTDARRTQLVVSRINRDISDIDLAQTVVNTLADVSLAYWELFYARAAAGVQRQALDLAEQLVQDNRVRVEVGTMAPIDVVAAQSEAAARRQLLALAVETERTSELALKELIVGGTSDALWNAEIHPTDEPRIQVTPIDLQAAIRGALERRTDISRARRQLDVNEATAGNLRNSTLPALDLVGSYQLTGQGGPRRVPAGNSFEDLFGGAGGVIPGGYRDALDSIANADYPVWSVQLQMSYPLGRSADRAAYERARLELQQNRTQIRRIELRIASEVTNAALRIESIRERIEAATASRELAERQLEAEESKFEVGLSTNFFVLQSQRDLANAQDAELRAILDYQRALIEFDRTQRASLGAAGIAVVGGAMGGGAGAIY
- a CDS encoding ABC transporter permease produces the protein MSRLRDSAVRLVNLFRRERIERELDAELQAYLELDVEENIRRGMAPKEARRMALARLGGAETVKEECRDVFTFRHVEDLLKDLRYGVRMVLKHPGFSATAIIVLALGIGANTAIFSIINAMLLKPLPIHRPGELVGVYVERTTAPGGYRPFSYPNFEDLRAQAAAFANLAAHNLTLVGVGDGEATRRVWADAVTANYFETFGVPLALGRTFTAAEEQPGANLPVAIVSHDYWAREGRRPDMLGKTILVNAEPLTIVGVAAAGFTGSSVLFRPEVWLPLGLYGTVATDIAGTPSRSLRERDNYRLTVKGRLGPGHSVESVAPELEAIAARLSRAYPATNEDRTLRAAPLPRLDVPTRPATDGQFAALSALVLGMAGVVLLIACLNLANMLLARGASRRREMAIRLSLGGGRGRVVRQLLTEGFVLSVGGGAVGLVVAVWAAGALARSIESVLPFAVAVSGIGVDWRVLLGTLGFCLLGTLFFGLGPAWQMTRSDIVGDLKQRSNPEPRRGRGLPAARDLLIVGQVALSLALLTAGGLFLRGAVAASSADPGFAFERGLLLETDPSLAGYDEVQARTVYRELLPRLRALPGVDAVSMASMVPFGSFSEGRMAVPVGADDQGERGASFALVADDYFRALGLSMLRGREFTRAEAEGGSGSPAVIVDETLARALWPSADPLGQAVRLRQRNGELGDALTVVGVAPGRRSRIFDQQPTPHVYMPAGAEYRANMNLHVRLAEPGRAAATAMLQQVRQAVRGFDARLPVLSLQTLEDFRAASAGLWAVQAGAAVFSTFGGLALFLAVVGLYGVKSYVVSQRTREIGLRMALGAQRAGVLWLVLRQGLVMTGAGLLFGALLSVATARLLAGLLYEVRTFDPLVFALAPMLLAGSALLASWLPARRAARVSPMEALRQ